From a region of the Seleniivibrio woodruffii genome:
- a CDS encoding PhoH family protein produces the protein MIKKTLEVAKILVPSVVGHKDTHIRMINSEFSVNVSVLGGAITIEGKAEDVRLAAKVLEEMIKIAAEDDLDTSKTADIIRMVSDNTEDAYDIMKDGIPVSGRVKKVAAKSAIQRDYVNAIRNNDMVFGIGPAGTGKTYLAMAMGVHYFLRRKYGKIILTRPAVEAGENLGFLPGDISDKINPYLRPLYDAMYSMMDYGRVNALIEDGIIEVAPLAFMRGRTLNDAFIILDEAQNTTEEQMKMFLTRMGFQSKVVITGDITQIDLPTSRNSGLVQARKILGDVNGIKFVQFTEKDVVRNTLVQKIVQAYDKFHGDTH, from the coding sequence ATGATAAAAAAGACACTGGAAGTCGCTAAAATTCTTGTTCCGTCCGTTGTCGGACACAAAGATACCCATATCCGGATGATAAATTCCGAATTTTCGGTGAACGTCAGCGTTCTGGGCGGGGCAATCACCATCGAGGGCAAGGCCGAAGATGTGCGTCTGGCGGCAAAGGTTCTTGAAGAGATGATAAAAATAGCCGCTGAGGACGATCTGGACACGTCAAAGACAGCGGATATAATCCGCATGGTCTCCGACAACACGGAAGATGCCTACGACATTATGAAGGACGGGATACCCGTCTCCGGCCGTGTTAAAAAGGTTGCGGCAAAATCCGCCATCCAGCGAGATTACGTGAACGCTATCCGCAACAACGACATGGTGTTCGGCATAGGTCCTGCGGGTACCGGCAAGACATATCTGGCCATGGCGATGGGTGTGCATTACTTTCTGCGCAGAAAATACGGAAAGATAATCCTGACCCGTCCGGCGGTGGAGGCAGGGGAGAACCTCGGATTCCTTCCCGGCGACATCAGCGACAAGATAAACCCCTATCTGCGGCCGCTCTATGACGCTATGTACAGCATGATGGACTACGGCAGGGTGAACGCCCTGATAGAGGACGGCATAATAGAGGTGGCTCCGCTGGCTTTTATGCGTGGGCGGACGCTGAACGATGCGTTCATAATCCTTGATGAGGCGCAGAACACCACCGAGGAGCAGATGAAAATGTTCCTTACCCGCATGGGTTTTCAGTCGAAGGTGGTCATTACGGGGGACATAACCCAGATAGACCTGCCCACGTCCAGAAACAGCGGTCTGGTGCAGGCTCGTAAAATTCTGGGGGATGTCAACGGTATAAAATTCGTACAGTTCACAGAGAAGGACGTTGTGCGCAACACTCTGGTGCAGAAGATAGTTCAGGCATACGATAAATTTCACGGAGATACACATTGA
- the ybeY gene encoding rRNA maturation RNase YbeY — MKAEILITDEVESGLAEELFRQAADAVFEELEIEFEECEVSLLICDDAQIKELNREYRQKDYATDVLSFPMTEDPYTEGGMLGDIVISLDTAKKQASEADIALEREISFLFIHGLLHLMGFDHELGQEEEEEMFTLQEEILLKLVKSGKVA, encoded by the coding sequence TTGAAAGCGGAAATACTTATAACGGACGAAGTTGAAAGCGGTCTTGCGGAGGAGCTTTTCAGGCAGGCGGCGGATGCTGTTTTTGAAGAACTGGAAATCGAGTTCGAAGAGTGCGAGGTCTCGCTTCTGATATGCGATGACGCTCAGATAAAAGAACTGAACAGGGAATACAGGCAGAAGGACTATGCCACCGACGTTCTGTCGTTCCCTATGACGGAAGACCCCTATACCGAAGGGGGTATGCTGGGCGACATCGTTATTTCCCTTGATACGGCCAAAAAACAGGCCTCAGAGGCCGATATTGCTCTTGAACGAGAGATCAGCTTTCTTTTCATCCACGGTCTGCTTCATCTGATGGGATTCGACCATGAGCTTGGGCAGGAGGAAGAGGAGGAGATGTTCACTCTTCAGGAGGAAATTTTACTTAAACTTGTTAAATCGGGAAAAGTGGCTTGA
- a CDS encoding hemolysin family protein — protein MSEALVLELLAIGVCIVLSSFFSGSETTLTSLSEMKIRHMVEEDPKYKPLILWLDHPNKVLNTILIGNNLVNILASVLATDFTAKVVGNTSIALVTGIMTFALLIFGEITPKTYAKHNAEKLALIVIKLIKIPFVIFYPFSFALNKLVKAIIVLSGGNLEKSKHKLTEDELEFYITESSKEGSLENNKSKMLQNIFDISEIYVKEVMVPRTDMVAVEIDTPAGEYLDRILASEFSRIPVYEDSVDKIVGILYVKDLLKFVKEDGVNFDLRKVIRKPFFVPETKKIDAMMGEFQKSRNHMAVVIDEYGGVAGIVTLEDILEEIVGEIWDEYDTEEHEVVQTSDDTYIVDVRMDIDDFCEKFVIFKTHDMDEYETLGGLVFDIAGKIPEVGEVYKFEGYAFKILNKHERRLDKVELTRLHREPDNKEENSAENEQTA, from the coding sequence GTGAGTGAAGCTTTAGTTTTAGAGTTGCTTGCGATTGGCGTTTGTATCGTTTTATCATCATTTTTTTCGGGCAGCGAAACTACCCTGACGTCTCTCAGCGAGATGAAAATCCGTCACATGGTGGAAGAAGACCCGAAGTACAAGCCTTTGATTCTCTGGCTTGATCACCCCAATAAAGTGCTTAACACCATACTGATAGGCAACAATCTTGTGAACATTCTGGCGTCGGTTCTGGCGACTGATTTCACCGCCAAAGTGGTCGGAAACACAAGCATTGCCCTTGTAACAGGAATAATGACCTTCGCACTGCTTATCTTCGGAGAGATAACTCCCAAGACATATGCAAAGCATAATGCCGAAAAACTTGCCCTGATAGTGATTAAGCTCATAAAAATTCCCTTTGTGATCTTCTATCCCTTCTCTTTTGCACTCAACAAGCTCGTTAAGGCAATAATCGTTCTTTCCGGCGGAAATCTGGAGAAGTCCAAGCACAAGCTGACAGAGGACGAGCTTGAGTTTTATATAACAGAGAGCAGCAAAGAGGGGAGTCTGGAGAACAATAAGAGCAAAATGCTCCAGAATATCTTCGATATCAGCGAGATATACGTTAAAGAGGTCATGGTTCCCAGAACGGACATGGTGGCCGTTGAAATAGACACCCCCGCAGGGGAGTATCTTGACAGGATTCTGGCATCGGAATTCTCCCGCATCCCTGTATACGAAGACAGCGTTGACAAGATCGTGGGGATTCTTTATGTCAAAGACCTGCTCAAGTTCGTTAAAGAGGACGGAGTCAATTTTGATCTGAGAAAAGTCATCAGAAAACCGTTCTTTGTCCCCGAAACAAAAAAGATAGACGCTATGATGGGCGAGTTCCAGAAGAGCCGCAACCACATGGCGGTTGTTATAGACGAATACGGCGGTGTTGCGGGAATCGTCACCCTTGAGGATATCCTTGAGGAGATAGTGGGCGAGATCTGGGACGAATATGACACCGAGGAACACGAAGTGGTTCAGACATCTGATGATACCTATATCGTTGATGTGCGTATGGATATTGACGACTTCTGCGAGAAGTTCGTGATATTTAAGACCCACGATATGGACGAATATGAGACGCTGGGCGGGCTTGTTTTCGACATAGCAGGTAAGATCCCCGAGGTTGGCGAAGTCTATAAATTTGAAGGATATGCATTTAAAATATTGAACAAACACGAAAGAAGACTTGACAAGGTGGAGTTAACAAGGCTACACAGAGAGCCTGATAACAAAGAGGAGAACTCCGCCGAAAATGAACAAACAGCATAA
- the era gene encoding GTPase Era yields MNKQHKTGFVAIVGRPNVGKSTLLNAILGEKVAITSAKPQTTRTNIQGILTGENYQIIYIDTPGYHNAKDTINKMMVQQAKDSLDNAHVIYLLVQPDEFMGPELESLIKVLEKTDAVKFLVVNKVDGFKREQVYDAANKFFPKLQFKHVLPVSALKGNNVDKLIELTVEELPEGDALFEDDEITTQPEKLLVSEFIREQVFRRLKDEVPYQIIVETEKIEDRNDDLMYIAASIIVSRDSQKGIVIGKGGRELKEISTASRVSLESFFGVKIYLELYVKVIEGWQTKDEYLRLQGLY; encoded by the coding sequence ATGAACAAACAGCATAAAACAGGCTTTGTCGCAATAGTTGGACGCCCCAATGTGGGCAAATCGACACTGCTTAACGCCATACTTGGCGAAAAGGTAGCCATTACGTCTGCAAAACCCCAGACGACAAGAACCAACATTCAGGGTATTCTCACAGGTGAGAATTACCAGATAATATATATCGACACCCCCGGGTATCACAACGCAAAGGACACCATCAACAAAATGATGGTTCAGCAGGCAAAGGACAGTCTGGACAATGCCCATGTGATATACCTGCTGGTTCAGCCTGACGAGTTCATGGGGCCTGAGCTTGAAAGTCTTATCAAGGTGCTTGAGAAGACAGATGCGGTCAAATTTCTTGTGGTTAACAAGGTTGACGGCTTCAAGCGTGAGCAGGTCTATGATGCCGCCAATAAGTTCTTTCCTAAACTTCAGTTCAAGCATGTTCTCCCTGTTTCAGCACTTAAGGGCAACAACGTTGACAAGCTCATCGAGCTTACTGTTGAGGAGCTTCCCGAGGGTGATGCTCTTTTCGAGGACGACGAGATAACCACCCAACCTGAAAAACTGCTTGTGTCCGAGTTCATCCGTGAGCAGGTATTTCGCAGACTTAAAGACGAAGTGCCTTATCAAATAATTGTTGAGACGGAAAAAATTGAAGACAGAAACGATGATTTGATGTATATTGCGGCTTCAATCATTGTCAGCCGTGATTCCCAGAAGGGGATTGTGATAGGAAAGGGCGGCCGTGAGCTTAAAGAAATAAGCACAGCGTCCCGTGTTTCCCTTGAAAGTTTCTTTGGCGTAAAGATTTATCTCGAATTGTATGTTAAAGTTATTGAAGGCTGGCAGACAAAAGACGAATATCTGAGATTGCAGGGGCTTTATTGA
- the corA gene encoding magnesium/cobalt transporter CorA, giving the protein MVKIYTRINSRLKIFDIDEYFSNTDNLENDVLWIDMISPSQDDINHVARVFEIEFPSKQETEEIEISSRFWESEKDITINSYFLVVDGEAVYNETVTFILQNNLLVTMRYRELKVFNECVKKLVSSPGIFRDGSFILSYIFETRIDLDADIIEGLSRNISGLRKKLSANDIDNEDILDYIYHYENLNTNIRDSLIDKQRIISALLKSHKLAELIKANFRIMIKDVNSLIDYAKYNFDRMDYIQNIVLGFVNIEQNKVIKIFTVVNVIFLPPTLVASIYGMNFKHFPELGLKYGYGLSWVLMIVSAILPVLIFRKKRWL; this is encoded by the coding sequence ATGGTTAAGATATACACACGAATCAACTCCAGATTAAAAATATTTGACATTGACGAATATTTTTCCAATACCGATAACCTCGAAAACGACGTTCTCTGGATAGATATGATTTCGCCCTCCCAGGACGATATAAACCATGTTGCCAGAGTGTTTGAGATAGAGTTTCCGTCAAAGCAGGAAACCGAGGAGATCGAGATAAGCTCCCGTTTCTGGGAATCTGAAAAAGACATCACCATCAACAGTTATTTCCTTGTGGTTGACGGCGAGGCGGTATACAACGAGACCGTAACTTTCATTCTTCAGAATAATCTCCTTGTGACAATGAGATACCGTGAACTGAAAGTTTTCAACGAGTGCGTCAAAAAACTCGTTTCAAGCCCCGGGATATTCCGTGACGGCTCTTTTATCCTGAGCTACATATTTGAAACCCGCATCGACCTTGATGCCGACATCATCGAAGGTCTGTCACGCAACATATCCGGTCTGCGCAAGAAACTGTCTGCAAACGACATCGACAACGAAGACATACTGGACTACATCTACCACTACGAAAACTTAAACACCAACATCCGAGACAGCTTGATAGACAAGCAGCGCATAATCTCCGCACTGCTTAAATCCCACAAGCTGGCGGAGCTTATAAAAGCGAACTTCCGTATCATGATCAAAGACGTTAACTCGCTTATAGATTATGCAAAATATAACTTCGACCGTATGGATTACATCCAGAACATAGTTCTCGGTTTCGTAAACATTGAGCAGAACAAGGTTATCAAGATCTTCACCGTTGTAAACGTTATCTTCCTGCCGCCAACTCTGGTGGCCAGCATCTACGGAATGAACTTCAAGCATTTCCCTGAGCTTGGGCTGAAATATGGCTACGGGCTTTCGTGGGTGCTGATGATAGTTTCGGCGATTCTGCCCGTACTTATTTTCCGTAAGAAAAGGTGGCTTTAA
- the recO gene encoding DNA repair protein RecO, producing the protein MSREKSQAILYRMVKYSDSSAIAMAFSRDFGKLKLFIPKAYTKKGGVMTFIPGNLDFGKKDSDLSRYYSFEPDTAFYKYLNSHEIVLRLHLLFEIYDGLYQADMPDDRLYELMLKIDDENYRKITPYIIYFMLRRAGLMYDTENCANCSSDEDIFTVASGGMYCPHCTQELDLDSFCDRESAYIIRCFGNAPLYKALTINRKQEIQILTALGAYASTIFERPLKSLKTILDII; encoded by the coding sequence ATGAGCAGAGAAAAAAGCCAGGCAATCCTTTACCGTATGGTGAAATATTCCGACAGTTCCGCTATCGCAATGGCGTTTTCCAGGGATTTCGGCAAACTGAAACTCTTCATTCCGAAAGCATACACAAAAAAGGGCGGGGTTATGACCTTTATCCCCGGCAATCTTGATTTCGGGAAAAAGGATTCCGACCTCAGCCGCTATTATTCTTTCGAACCCGACACCGCATTTTATAAATATCTGAACAGCCACGAAATAGTTCTGCGGCTCCATCTTCTATTCGAGATTTATGACGGGCTTTATCAGGCTGATATGCCCGACGACAGGCTCTATGAGCTGATGCTTAAGATTGACGATGAGAACTACAGAAAGATAACCCCATATATAATCTATTTCATGCTTCGTCGTGCGGGTCTGATGTATGATACTGAAAACTGTGCAAACTGCTCGTCAGACGAGGATATTTTTACCGTGGCATCCGGCGGGATGTATTGCCCGCACTGTACTCAGGAGCTTGATCTGGACAGTTTCTGCGACAGGGAATCGGCGTACATCATCCGCTGTTTCGGCAATGCCCCGCTCTATAAGGCTCTTACCATCAACCGCAAACAGGAGATACAGATTCTGACCGCTTTGGGAGCATATGCTTCGACAATATTCGAACGGCCGCTCAAAAGCCTGAAAACCATTTTGGATATTATATAA
- the fbp gene encoding class 1 fructose-bisphosphatase, translating into MEKGATNLNRFLIEEQRAFPEATGDFTMLIESIAFASKIISREVNKAGIVNIIGKAQSVNVHGEEQQKLDVYADRKMIEAMDHLGKLCAMASEENDEVIQVPKEYPKGKYLAVFDPLDGSSNIDVNISIGTIFGIYKRQDGETGTPCCKDFMQPGRKIVAAGYVIYGSSTMMVYSAGNGVHGFTLDPSIGEYILSHPYMKIPETGKIYSINEANYHKWDEPTRKFVEHIKNHSEREYTARYIGSLVADFHRNLLKGGVFLYPGDEKNKRGKLRLLYECAPLAYIIENAGGMATNGVQDILDIVPETLHQKEPLIIGSKYEVETYLKYQRGELK; encoded by the coding sequence ATGGAAAAGGGTGCTACCAATCTTAACAGATTCCTTATTGAAGAGCAGAGAGCGTTTCCCGAAGCAACGGGCGACTTTACGATGCTCATTGAATCCATAGCGTTCGCCTCAAAGATAATCAGCCGTGAGGTGAACAAAGCGGGAATAGTGAACATCATAGGCAAAGCCCAGTCTGTGAACGTTCACGGTGAAGAACAGCAGAAACTTGACGTTTATGCCGACAGAAAGATGATCGAAGCGATGGATCACCTCGGCAAACTCTGCGCAATGGCTTCCGAAGAGAACGACGAAGTCATTCAGGTTCCCAAGGAATATCCCAAGGGCAAATATCTTGCCGTGTTCGACCCGCTGGACGGCTCAAGCAACATTGACGTCAATATCAGCATCGGCACTATTTTCGGTATCTACAAAAGACAGGACGGCGAGACCGGAACTCCCTGCTGCAAAGACTTTATGCAGCCCGGACGCAAGATTGTTGCCGCCGGATACGTTATCTACGGTTCATCAACAATGATGGTATATTCCGCAGGAAACGGGGTTCACGGTTTCACCCTCGACCCCAGCATCGGCGAATACATCCTCAGCCACCCCTATATGAAAATCCCTGAAACCGGAAAGATATACAGCATTAACGAAGCGAACTACCACAAGTGGGACGAACCCACACGCAAGTTTGTGGAGCATATTAAAAACCACTCCGAAAGAGAATACACAGCCAGATATATCGGCTCTCTGGTGGCGGATTTCCACAGAAATCTGCTTAAGGGCGGCGTTTTCCTCTATCCCGGCGACGAGAAGAACAAGCGTGGCAAACTGCGTCTGCTCTATGAGTGCGCACCCCTTGCGTATATCATCGAAAACGCAGGCGGAATGGCCACAAACGGCGTTCAGGATATTCTGGACATAGTACCTGAAACACTCCACCAGAAAGAACCGCTCATCATCGGCTCGAAATATGAGGTCGAAACCTATCTGAAATATCAGAGGGGCGAACTCAAGTAA
- a CDS encoding deoxyribonuclease IV, with amino-acid sequence MLIGAHKSIVGSIDKSIERALADGCECLQIFVKNKNRWEGKPLADTDALAFVSALEQSGLKVCSHASYLINPASVVPETADKSIISFMDELSRCDRLNVPYHVIHPGAHMKQGVDSGIETVAKFLDRAYDQGGFRAVTLLETTSGMGTCLGHKAEEIARIIEKCRHSDKIGVCLDSCHIFAAGYDIVGAYEQVFDDFFRIFGDKIKVFHLNDSKKPLASRLDRHELIAEGEIGEEFFRKVVNDKRFKNVLGILETPVEDTYKDEIAKLKSYRGI; translated from the coding sequence ATGCTGATAGGCGCACATAAATCTATTGTCGGTTCCATAGACAAAAGTATAGAGAGGGCACTTGCAGACGGCTGTGAGTGCCTTCAGATTTTTGTGAAGAACAAGAACAGATGGGAGGGCAAGCCACTTGCGGATACTGATGCTCTTGCCTTCGTATCTGCCCTTGAACAGAGCGGCCTCAAGGTCTGCTCCCATGCCTCATATCTCATAAATCCTGCTTCGGTGGTTCCTGAAACCGCTGATAAATCAATTATTTCTTTTATGGACGAGCTTTCAAGATGCGACAGGCTGAACGTTCCCTATCATGTGATCCATCCCGGTGCGCACATGAAGCAGGGCGTGGATTCGGGCATTGAGACAGTTGCAAAGTTTCTGGACAGAGCCTATGACCAGGGCGGGTTCAGAGCTGTGACGCTCCTTGAGACAACTTCCGGAATGGGAACCTGTCTGGGGCACAAAGCGGAGGAGATTGCCCGTATAATTGAAAAATGCAGGCATTCGGATAAAATAGGCGTATGTCTCGATTCCTGTCACATTTTTGCCGCCGGATATGATATAGTCGGGGCATATGAACAGGTTTTTGATGATTTTTTCCGCATTTTCGGGGATAAGATAAAGGTATTCCATCTCAACGACAGCAAAAAGCCTCTGGCATCCAGACTGGACAGGCACGAGCTTATCGCCGAAGGGGAGATCGGAGAGGAATTTTTCAGAAAAGTTGTTAATGACAAGCGGTTTAAAAATGTACTTGGCATCCTTGAGACGCCTGTTGAAGATACATATAAAGACGAGATAGCAAAACTGAAATCATACAGGGGGATATAG
- a CDS encoding AAA family ATPase has translation MEITETPVVTVMKELIKPERIAETHISYVFLKGDEVYKVKKSVDFGFLDFSSKKKRKAMCILEKELNERFCKGIYLDVLKIVRKEKSFDLVKYDSSLLTIDYCVKMKRIADDAFLSTKVAKGLVNASDAVRIGENIAKLFKNIKTDPYAAEANGSYDIVKFNCEENFAQTEGYKGNLIDPAQFDFIKKQTMRFLAENEALFTRRLKEGYVVDGHGDLRLEHIYMDGDDFGLIDCIEFNQRFRFNDVISEIGFLSMEVDQMGRTDFSDGLLEGFFKVYDDEDSKKLLNFYRCYRAYVRAKVTCFLLSSKDESWEHYKKNKDDVTKLMNMATLYASNMFETKSLVFYGLMASGKTKNAKVFAELLPVRHVNTDVVRKVMHGIDPETKVHVDFGVDIYSKENSLKLYDELGRIAEANRKLGRMTVVDGSFSKTEYLDRMKAGYTGKFLKIRFFASEDEILARLEKRKSRVCVTDGRVEIYESQKKTAQEIGADFEVETTGRAEENTKGILRFLINEA, from the coding sequence ATGGAGATCACCGAAACACCCGTTGTCACCGTTATGAAAGAACTGATTAAGCCGGAAAGGATTGCGGAAACGCACATTTCCTATGTTTTTCTTAAAGGGGACGAGGTCTATAAGGTCAAAAAATCGGTGGATTTCGGATTCCTCGATTTCAGCTCGAAAAAGAAGCGTAAGGCCATGTGCATTCTGGAAAAAGAGCTGAACGAACGCTTCTGCAAAGGGATATATCTGGACGTGCTGAAAATTGTCCGCAAGGAGAAATCATTCGACCTTGTGAAGTATGACAGCTCGCTGCTCACCATAGACTACTGCGTTAAAATGAAACGCATAGCAGACGACGCATTCCTTTCAACAAAGGTTGCCAAAGGACTTGTTAACGCCTCCGATGCCGTGCGAATCGGCGAAAACATCGCAAAACTCTTCAAAAATATCAAAACAGATCCCTATGCAGCTGAGGCCAACGGCAGCTACGATATAGTTAAATTCAACTGCGAGGAGAACTTTGCCCAGACGGAAGGGTACAAGGGCAATCTGATAGATCCGGCACAGTTCGATTTCATCAAAAAGCAGACCATGAGATTTCTGGCGGAGAATGAGGCTCTTTTCACCCGCAGGCTGAAAGAGGGCTACGTTGTGGACGGTCACGGCGACCTGCGCCTTGAGCATATCTACATGGACGGTGACGATTTCGGGCTTATCGACTGCATCGAGTTCAACCAGAGGTTCAGATTCAACGATGTCATTTCAGAAATAGGCTTCCTCAGCATGGAGGTCGACCAGATGGGCAGAACAGACTTCTCCGACGGCCTTCTGGAAGGATTTTTTAAAGTCTATGATGATGAAGATTCGAAGAAACTGCTGAATTTTTACAGGTGCTACAGAGCCTATGTCAGGGCTAAGGTGACCTGTTTCCTCTTAAGCTCAAAGGACGAGAGCTGGGAGCATTATAAGAAGAACAAAGACGATGTGACCAAGCTGATGAACATGGCCACGCTCTATGCTTCGAACATGTTCGAGACAAAAAGTCTGGTTTTCTACGGACTGATGGCATCAGGCAAAACTAAGAATGCGAAAGTTTTCGCCGAACTGCTCCCCGTCCGCCATGTCAATACAGATGTCGTGCGCAAGGTTATGCACGGTATTGACCCTGAAACCAAGGTCCATGTGGATTTCGGTGTTGATATCTACTCAAAGGAGAATTCGCTGAAACTCTATGATGAACTTGGCAGAATTGCCGAGGCGAACAGAAAACTCGGCCGTATGACGGTCGTTGACGGCAGCTTCAGCAAAACGGAATATCTGGACAGAATGAAGGCCGGATATACCGGAAAATTTCTTAAAATACGCTTTTTTGCCTCCGAAGACGAGATTCTGGCACGTCTGGAGAAGCGCAAGAGCAGGGTATGCGTCACAGACGGCCGTGTTGAGATATACGAAAGCCAGAAAAAAACCGCTCAGGAAATAGGTGCGGATTTCGAAGTGGAAACCACCGGCAGAGCGGAAGAGAACACAAAAGGGATTTTAAGGTTTTTAATTAATGAAGCATAA
- a CDS encoding ribonuclease Z — translation MKHNFSIKQVNSPFEDTAFFARNVYKTEGFLFDCGRLGGLTNSEVLAISEIFISHTHIDHFYGFDRILRGTLLSGKRFRVFGPEGIIKNVRGKIDSYTWNLIKSYPVSYEVIELNSGRKEYETAVFSAADGFEMVKGSIKHEDIVLGDGFRFDFDIFDHRVPSVGYRISEKEMVAFKKDVLETEGFISGKWIGQLKKCVLAGELDGTVDAESRGGVVTMSVREAQARFLEDVKPQSVTFITDIAPSDENFEKAVALAKDTSVLLIECVFLEEDKEHADFKKHLTMTLSKEIFRKSGADKVRFFHFAPRYDQFRREFYDRLYSDMEGFIL, via the coding sequence ATGAAGCATAATTTCAGCATAAAGCAGGTCAATTCGCCGTTTGAAGACACGGCATTTTTCGCAAGAAACGTATACAAGACCGAAGGCTTTCTTTTCGACTGCGGCAGGCTCGGCGGACTGACCAACTCCGAAGTGCTCGCCATCAGCGAAATATTCATAAGTCATACTCATATAGATCATTTTTACGGATTTGACAGAATACTCAGAGGCACTCTGCTTTCTGGCAAAAGGTTCAGGGTGTTCGGTCCCGAAGGGATCATTAAGAACGTTCGGGGCAAGATAGATTCATACACATGGAACCTGATAAAAAGCTATCCCGTCAGCTATGAGGTGATAGAGCTTAACAGCGGCAGAAAAGAGTATGAAACTGCTGTTTTCTCCGCCGCAGACGGCTTTGAGATGGTCAAAGGGTCCATAAAGCACGAAGATATCGTTCTGGGAGACGGATTCCGGTTCGATTTCGATATTTTCGATCACCGTGTACCCTCTGTCGGCTACAGGATATCCGAAAAGGAGATGGTCGCCTTTAAAAAGGATGTACTTGAGACCGAAGGCTTTATATCGGGCAAGTGGATAGGTCAGCTGAAAAAATGCGTTCTGGCGGGCGAACTGGACGGCACTGTCGATGCTGAAAGCAGAGGCGGCGTTGTAACAATGAGCGTCCGTGAGGCGCAGGCAAGGTTTCTGGAGGATGTTAAGCCACAGTCGGTGACCTTCATAACCGATATCGCCCCCAGCGATGAAAATTTTGAGAAGGCTGTCGCTCTGGCGAAGGATACCAGCGTTCTGCTAATCGAGTGCGTCTTCCTTGAAGAGGACAAAGAACATGCCGATTTCAAAAAACACCTCACAATGACCCTCTCCAAAGAGATCTTCAGAAAGAGCGGTGCGGACAAAGTGCGGTTTTTCCACTTTGCGCCCCGATATGACCAGTTCCGCAGAGAGTTTTATGACAGGCTCTACAGCGATATGGAAGGGTTTATTCTCTGA
- a CDS encoding alpha/beta hydrolase, with amino-acid sequence MLKPFVDLTEVEDIELLDLDFKRAESENVALQANYPSFVNNGGIGVLLVHGFTSSPLEMQPLADYLAGQGFSVYNARLAGHGSDYRYLNVTTFADWYDSVKYGLHLLKRNCKNVFVIGCSMGGLVSLMTAHLNGLDGAVLLAPCIRIKAPLASLTPLVGRFVPAMPKMGFDMQYADIFYPYWPMKGVASLYKFTKYVESVSSEFRMPLMGFQFPGDKVVSAQATKDFFGRVGSKDKLYVEFPPKDGQTHILTSHLNQHRDEMFTNIAVWLNHRGDK; translated from the coding sequence ATGCTTAAACCATTTGTAGACCTCACGGAAGTTGAGGACATAGAACTTCTTGATCTGGATTTCAAACGTGCCGAATCGGAGAACGTTGCGCTTCAGGCCAACTATCCGTCTTTTGTCAATAACGGCGGAATCGGCGTTCTGCTGGTGCACGGGTTCACATCCAGCCCCCTTGAAATGCAGCCTCTGGCGGACTATCTGGCAGGGCAGGGTTTCAGCGTGTATAACGCAAGGCTGGCCGGACACGGCTCCGACTACAGATATCTCAACGTGACGACCTTTGCCGACTGGTACGATTCGGTAAAATACGGGCTTCATCTTCTGAAACGGAACTGCAAAAACGTTTTTGTTATAGGCTGTTCCATGGGCGGGCTTGTGTCGCTCATGACAGCGCATCTGAACGGGCTTGACGGTGCGGTTCTTCTGGCACCGTGCATCCGGATAAAAGCTCCTCTGGCATCCCTGACACCTCTGGTGGGCAGGTTTGTTCCTGCAATGCCTAAGATGGGATTCGACATGCAGTATGCGGATATTTTCTATCCCTACTGGCCCATGAAGGGCGTTGCAAGTCTTTATAAGTTCACAAAGTACGTCGAATCGGTGAGTTCTGAGTTCAGAATGCCGCTGATGGGATTCCAGTTTCCCGGCGATAAGGTTGTCAGTGCTCAGGCTACGAAAGATTTTTTCGGGCGTGTCGGCTCAAAAGATAAATTATACGTTGAATTTCCGCCAAAAGACGGGCAAACTCATATATTGACGTCTCATCTGAACCAGCATAGGGACGAGATGTTTACGAATATTGCCGTATGGCTGAACCACAGAGGTGATAAATGA